CGTAAAGGGAAATGGTTCATCACGACGGGGCAGGCTGCAGCGCCCCGTTTTTTTTATCTTTGCCGGCGAGGAGATTTATTTTCCTGGAAGAGTTTTTTCTGCTGGCTTATAAAAGAGCGTACTATTAAAGCATAGTTTTTATGGAGGAAGCATATGACCGGTCCGAATTTAGCATCTTTTGATCCCGAAATTGCCCAGGTTGTGGCGGATGAAACCCGTCGCCAGGAATATAATCTTGAATTTATCGCCTCGGAAAACTTCGTCAGTGAAGCGGTTCTGGAAGCACAGGGTTCTGTCCTGACCAATAAATATGCTGAAGGCTATCCGGCGAAAAGATATTACGGCGGTTGCGAATGTGTTGATGTTGCAGAACAACTGGCGATTGATCGGGCCAAAGAGCTATTCGGTGCTGAACATGCCAATGTTCAACCTCATTCTGGTTCTCAGGCGAATATGGCTGTTTACATGACGGTTTGCCAGCCTGGCGATACGGTTTTAGGGATGAACCTTGCCCACGGCGGACACTTGACTCATGGTTCGCCGGTCAACTTTTCCGGCAAGCTCTACAATATTGTTCCCTATGGACTCAAGGCCGAAACCGGGACCATCGACTATGACGAAGTCGAAAAACTCGCCAAGGAACACCAGCCCAAACTGATCGTGGTCGGAGCCAGCGCCTACCCTCGGAAAATCGATTTTCCGGCCTTTCGCAAAATTGCCGATGCGGTTGGTGCCGTCATCATGGTCGATATGGCACATATTGCTGGCTTGGTTGCCGCCGGGGTCCATCCGAATCCCGTTCCTTATGCAGAATTCGTCACCACCACGACCCATAAGACCCTGCGTGGTCCCCGCGGTGGAATGATCCTTTGCACTGAAGAGTGGGGCAAAAAACTCAACAGCAATATTTTTCCGGGTATTCAGGGGGGGCCGCTGATGCATGTTATTGCAGCCAAGGCCGTGGCTCTGAAAGAAGCCCTCTCTCCGGAGTTCAAAAGCTATGCCGAGCAGGTGGTGAAAAATGCCCAGGCCCTGGCCGGCGGACTGGTGGAGCGCGGCTATAAACTGGTGTCCGGCGGGACGGATAATCACCTGATGCTGGTTGATTTCACCGGTACCGAGATTACCGGAAAGGTCGCCGAGCATACTTTGGAGGAAGCCGGTATCACGGTAAATAAAAACGCGGTTCCCTTTGACACCCGGTCGCCGTTTGTGACCAGTGGAATTCGTATCGGCACCCCGGCGACCACGACCCGCGGGCTGAAAGAGGGGGAAATGGTCAAAGTTGCCGAGTGGATCGATCGCGCCTTGAAAAATATTGATAACCAAGCGGAGCTTGAAAAAATCAGAGGCGAAGTCAAGGACCTGTGCCTGCAGTTTCCACTTTACGCTCATCGCTTGAAGTAACGAGGACCATGATGCACCGACCTGGCTGGGACGAGTATTTTATGGATATCACGCATTTGGTGGCGACTCGCTCCACCTGTATGCGTAGGCAGGTCGGTGCTGTTCTGGTTAAGGAAAGAAATATTCTGGCGACGGGCTATAATGGCGTACCGAGCGGCATTACCCACTGTGACGTAAGCGGCTGTCTGCGGGAGAAGTTGAAGGTCCCTTCCGGGGAACGCCACGAGCTTTGTCGTGGACTGCATGCGGAACAGAACGCCATCATCCAGGCCGCGCGTCATGGCGTCAATATTGCCGGCGCAACAGTGTACTGTACTGATTCGCCATGTATTATCTGTAGTAAAATGCTGATTAATGCTGGGGTCGCCGAGGTTGTTTATGCACGCGGTTATCCTGATGAGTTATCTTTGGAAATGCTTGGAGAAGCGGGAATAAAATTCCGCCTTCATGGGAAGAGTAGCGACGGATGAATTGTCCATTCTGCGGTTATGACGATACCAGGGTTGTTGATTCCCGGCTCGGCAAAGAAGGGAATAACGTGCGCAGGAGACGGGAATGCCCATCTTGTGAACGGCGCTTTACGACTTACGAACGGGTCGAAGAAATTTTGCCATGGGTGATCAAAAAAGATGGTCGTCGGGAGGCTTTCGACCGCTCCAAAATCATTGCCGGAATGCAGCGCGCTTGTGAAAAAAGGCCGATTTCCATTGAAGAGATTGAAGCCATGGTTGACCAGCTTGAGCGTCAATTTCAGGAGTGCGGAGACAAGGAAATCGCCGCCAGCCAGATCGGTAAGGCAGTCATGGATATTCTGCATGATGCCGACGAAGTTGCTTATGTTCGGTTTGCATCGGTCTACCGGCAATTTAAAGATATTAATGAATTTATGGCTGAACTGAACGATCTACTCAAAAACTCCAAATGAATCACCCTGTCCTGTTGCAACAACCGGGATCCCAATTCCTGTACGGTCATTAGGCAGACAGGACTTCAGGGTATTCCGGTTTGTTTTTTTTTGAGTGACGGATAACAATGATGGTTAGCGACCAGCAGTTATATTATATGCAATGCGCCTTGGACCTCGCTTGCCAGGGCGTGGGCAGAACGGCACCTAATCCGGCGGTTGGTGCAGTCATCGTTAAGGATGGCGAAATCGTCGGTCGCGGTTTCCATCCCCGGGCCGGTGAGCCGCACGCTGAGGTTTTTGCGCTCAGGGATGCTGGCGCGCGTGCTCGGGATGCCGATGTCTATGTGACCCTGGAACCCTGTTCCCATTTTGGAAAAACCCCGCCTTGCGCGGAAGCCTTGGTTGCTGCCGGGGTTAAAAGAGTGTTTGTCGGCGTAACCGATCCGAACCCGCGGGTTGCCGGTGCCGGGGTCGCCAGGCTGGAACAGGCGGGTATCGAAGTTCGGGTTGGGGTGCAGGAAGAGCAATGTCGGAGACTGATTGCGCCATTTAAAAAACATATCCTGAGCGGTCTGCCGTTTACCATCTATAAAACCGCCATGACTCTTGATGGCGCGACCGCAACCTGGAGTGGAGATTCGCAATGGGTCTCCTCCGCTGCGAGCCGGCGGCATGTTCACCATTTGCGGGATCGGGTGGAGGCAATCATGGTCGGCATTGAAACGGTCCTCCACGATGATCCGTTGTTGAATACCCGCTTGGATGACGGGGCAGGACGGGACCCGCTCAGGGTTGTTGTCGACAGCCGCTTGCGGATGCCACCCAGCAGCCGGATGTTGAAGCAGTCCTCGGCCGCGGCCACCCTGATCGCCACTGGAGCTGAAGACGCAGCCAAAATCAGGCGACTGGAGGAGGCCGGTGCCGAGGTTTTAGTGCTGCCGTTGAACGGTGCCAAAGTGTCGTTACCGGCGTTGTGGCGGGAACTCGGGCGGCGTCAGGTTCAGCGGTTGCTGCTGGAAGGCGGGGCGACCCTTGCCACGGCGGCATTGAAAGAGCGGCTGATTGATCAACTGATGCTGTTTGCGGCTCCAAAAATACTTGGCGGTTTACCGACCCGGGGCATTTTTGCCGGCCCAGGTTGTGATAAAATGGCAACTGCCGAGGTTCTTACGGATATCCGTTTTGAACAGATCGAAAACGATTTATTGATAACAGGAGACTTGAATCCATGTTTACCGGACTGATTCAAGCGGTTGGAACCGTGAGCAAGCTTGACCGTCGCGGTCATTCAGCCCAACTGCATATTTGCAGCAGTATGGCGGCTGACAACCTGGAATTGGGAGAAAGTATCGCTGTTAACGGCGCCTGTCTGACCGTGGTCAGTTGGAACGCTGAGTGCTTTTGTGTTGATGTCTCGCCCGAAACCCTGGACCGTACGACCCTTGGTCAGCTGCGCCCCGGCAGTGAGGTCAACCTGGAGCGTGCATTGCGCCTGGCCGATCGCCTTGGCGGCCATCTGGTCAGCGGTCACATCGATTGCACTGCTACGGTGCGCCGCCGCTACCAGGATCAGAACTCCATCCGCTTCGAATTTAACGTTCCGCAGTCGGCCCTGCCTTATCTGGTTGAAAAGGGGTCGGTCGCCATTGACGGGATCAGCCTGACCGTCAATAAAGTTGATGGCAATGGCTTTGCGGTTGCGATTATTCCACATTCTCTTGCCCACACCACGTTACGCTCATGTCGGGAAGGGACTTCGGTGAATATCGAAACCGATATCCTTGGGCGCTATGTTGAACGGTTGCTGCGGTTTCAATCTGGTAAGGACGAGCCGCAAGGCGTTAGCCTTGACTTCCTTGCCAAAAACGGATTTCTGTGAGATAACAGCCGACTACGACCGCGGGTCATTCTGCTGATTGAATTCTGCTGCAAAGATGATGGGTGTCGGCGCGCCGGCACAAAAAAAAGGATAACGTCATGCCGATTTCAAAGATAGAAGCTGCTCTGGAAGATATCCGTCAGGGCAAAATGGTGATCCTGGTTGACGATGAAGATCGCGAAAATGAAGGCGATCTGGTCGTCGCTGCCGAGTTGATCACCGCGGAAAAAATCAACTTCATGGCCAAAGAAGGGCGTGGGCTGATCTGCTTGTCCTTGACTGAAGAACGTGCGGACGAACTTGATCTGCCGTTGATGGTCTCGGACAACAATTCGTCTTTTGGGACCGCTTTCACCATTTCCATCGAGGCCCGGCGCGGCGTCACGACCGGTATCTCGGCTGCAGACCGAGCCCATACCATTCAGGTTGCCGTTGCCGATGAGACCACTGCGCGCGATTTGGCCAGGCCGGGACATGTCTTCCCGTTGCGGGCTAAAAAGGGCGGTGTCATGGTGCGGGCCGGGCAAACCGAAGGGTCAGTGGATCTGGCTCGCTTGGCCGGTTTGAAACCCGCCGGGGTGATCTGCGAAATAATGAATGAGGACGGGACCATGGCCAGGATGCCGCAATTGGAAGTTTTTGCGGCCCGGCATGATCTGAAAATCATCTCCATCGCTGAACTGGTGGCTTACCGGATGCGCAAGGAACTACTGGTGCGGCGCGCGGCGGAAACCACCCTGCCAACCCCCTTCGGCGGTGATTTCAAGGCCATTGTCTATGAAAACGATGTTGATCATGCTCAGCATATGGCTCTTGTTAAAGGTGAAATCAATCCCGAGGAACCGGTTCTGGTCCGGGTGCACTCCGAATGTCTGACCGGTGACGTGTTTGGTTCGCAGCGTTGTGACTGTGGCGAGCAGCTGCATGCCTCCATGGCTCAGATCCAGAAAGAGGGCAAGGGGGTGGTCCTCTATATGCGCCAGGAAGGCCGTGGCATCGGCCTGGTGAACAAGCTGAAAGCTTATGCGTTGCAGGATCAGGGGCATGATACGGTTGAAGCCAATCATGTGCTGGGGTTTGACGACGACCTGCGTGATTATGGGCTGGGTGCGCAAATCCTGTCTGAACTGGGCATCCGAAAATTACGTCTGATGACTAATAACCCCAAAAAGATTGTCGGGCTGGAAGGCTACGGCCTGGAAATCGTGGAGCGGGTCGCCATCGAAATGCCGCCCCACAGCAGCAATTTGAAATATTTGAAGACCAAACGTGAAAAAATGGGCCACCTGCTGGAAAATCTCTAGCAGAAGGCAAAGTCTGGAGGAATATATGCCTGAGATTATTGAAGGAAAACTTGATGCCAAGGGCTTTCGGTTCGGCCTGATTGTCAGTCGTTTCAACAGTTTTATCTGTGATCGGCTGGTGGAAGGAGCGCTTGATACCCTGGTTCGCCATGGCGCAGAAGAGACCAGCTTGACGGTCGTTAAAGTGCCCGGTGCTTTTGAACTGCCCTTGGTGGCAAAAAAAATGGCCGGTTCCGGGAAATACGATGCGTTGATCTGCCTGGGGGCAGTGATCCGTGGCGGAACTCCTCATTTTGAATACGTCAGTTCTGAAATGACCAAAGGGATTGCCTTGGCTTCTCTGGAGTCGGGGCTGCCGGTCGCCTTCGGGGTGCTGACCACGGATTCAGTTGAGCAGGCCATTGAACGGGCCGGGACAAAGGCCGGGAACAAGGGCGTTGAAGCTGCTATGAGCGCCATTGAAATGGTTAACCTTCTGGGAGCGGTCTGAGACGATGTCCTATAATCGGCGCGTAGGGCGCGAGTGCGCGTTAAAAATGCTCTATGCACTGAAGTTAGAGCGTGAGCAGGTAGATCCGGGGCGTTTGCTGGATTCTTTTTGGGATCATTTCCGTTTTGCCGATGACGCCCTTGGCGAGCCTCTGGACAGCATAGAGGAGCCCCTGGCCACGTCGACACGGATTTTTGCGGAGACCCTGGTCAAGGGGGTTGTCGAGTATCGGCCGGTTCTGGATCGCAAGATTTCCGAAGTTGCCAAAAACTGGTCCTTGGAGCGAATGACTCCGGTCGACCTGTCGATCCTGCGGATGTCTGCTTACGAGTTGCTCTATCTCCCGGAAATTCCGGTCAGTGTCTCGATCAATGAAGCGATTGAAATAGCCAAGCGCTATGGAACGGAAGAATCGGCAGCCTTTATCAACGGGTTGCTGGACAAGATTGCCAGGAATGTTGAAAAGGGAAGCCTTTAACACGTCCTTTAGACGAGAGAAATTTTCAGAATTGAGGTTGTCATGAAATCCATCAAGGTGGGATTGCTTGGCTTCGGAACGATTGGAACCGGGGTCGTCAGGGTTTTTCAGAACAATGCGGATGTTATTGAAAGTCGACTCGGGCACAGGCTTGAGCTGATCAAAATAGCGGATCTGGATATCACCACCGATCGTGGCGTTCAACTTGATGCTGGTATCCTGACCACGGATGTTGAACAGGTCATCAGTAACCCGGAGGTTGATATCGTTATCGAATTGATCGGCGGTTACGAGCCGGCAAAAAGCTTTATTCTGAAAGCGATCAGCCAGGGCAAGCATATTGTCACTGCCAATAAGGCGCTGATGGCTCTGCATGGTCAGGAAATTGTTGCGGCGGCCAATGAAAACGGGGTCTCGGTCATGTTTGAAGCCGCTGTCGGGGGTGGCATTCCGATTATCTCGGCGATCAAGGAAAACCTCTGTGCCAATCGGTTCAGTTCGGTGCTTGGGATTCTCAACGGTACCTGTAATTTCATTCTTTCCAAGATGACCGATGAGGGGGGCGACTTTGCGCCGGTCCTCAAAGAAGCCCAACAGTTGGGCTATGCTGAAGCCGACCCGACCTTTGACATCGAAGGAGTGGATACGGCCCATAAAATAGCCCTGCTGTCGGCCTTATGTTTCGGCACCACTGTCGATTTCAATCAGGTCTATAGGGAAGGAATCAGCAATATCGACGGGATCGATATTCGCTTCGCCAGCCAGATGGGGTACAAGATCAAGCTGCTGGCCATCGGTAAGAATTATGGCGACCAGATTGAGGTTCGGGTCCATCCCACCATGATTCCCGACACCTACCAGCTGGCGGAAGTCGACGGGGTTTTCAATGCGGTGCGGCTGACTGGAGATTTTGTCGGTCCGACCTTGTTGTACGGCAGCGGAGCCGGAATGGATGCCACCGCCAGCGCGGTGATGGGCGATGTCATGGCGATCAGCCGTGACCAGATTGCCGGGGCGCGTCCCCGAATTCCCATCATGGGCTATTGTGCAGAGCAGATCCGGACATTGCCGGTCAAAGCCATGAGCGAAATTGAAAGCCACTATTACCTGCGCTTTACTACCGTCGATCGTCCCGGTGTGCTGGCCAAGATCGCCGGTTGCCTCGGTCGGCATAATATCAGCATCCAGTCGATGCTGCAGCCGGAAAGCCATGAAGCCGATTCCGTGCCGATTGTGTTGATGACTCATGCTGCATTGGAAGCGGATATCTCTCAGTCCCTTGCTGAGATCGAGGAGCTTGACATTATCGTTCAACCGACCCGCCTGATCAGGGTTGAAAACGACCTCGGGTAAATTGTGGCCGGACAGGCCTGCGGGAATGCGCGGCTTGTCGGCTTCAATCCATGGTTTTGCACACCAAGAGCGCGCTGCACTTCTGTAAATCCAGACCAGCTGAAATCACGTTGCTGTCAAATAAAAAGCCCCGCTTGGAATGAGCGGGGCTTTGGCGTATTTTGGCGACCGGTTACGGTGACGGTCAGGTGGTGGAAATTTCCGGCTCCACAATGTAGCGCTTGATTTTGCGCGTTGTTGTTTTCGGGAACTCATCTTCCCGAAGGGTGAATTTTTTGACCCTTTTATAGTCGGCCAGGGCCTTGCCGTAAGTCAGGATTTCCTTGCGAATCAAATTCTCGATTTCGGCCGCTGACATCGGTTTGTCGTCGCGATCCTTGACCAGGGTGAACAGGGCCTCTTCATCCGGGTAAATGACGGCATAGACCTCTTCCGCGGTCCGCCCGACTTTGTGCCCGTAGACCATGATCTCAGCGATATAAGGGCTTTTCAGAAGTTGGTTTTCCACTTCTTCCGGATAGACATTTTTACCGTTCGGGGTGACGATGAGGTTTTTGACCCGCCCGCAGATGGAAAGCATGCGGTCCTCATCAAAGCGGCCGAGATCTCCGGTGTGATACCAGCCATCGCGCAGCACATCTTCCGTGGCCTCGTCGTTTTTGTAATAGCCGAGCATGACGTTGGGACCTTTGACCAGAATTTCGCCTTCGCCATCCTGGTTGGGATTCTCGATCCTGACTTCTACATCGTCCAGCACTTCACCGACGGTACCCGGTTTCCCTTTAAATGGACTTTCCGCAGAGATGACCGGGGAGGTCTCGGTAATGCCGTAGCCTTGGAGCAGGTTGAGACCGAGTGCTTTGAACCCCTCCGCAATATCAGGATCAAGGGCGGCCCCGCCGCTCACAAAAGTGGTCTCCTCACCAACCGCTTTCTGAACTTTTCCGGCTACGATTTTTCTGGTCAGACTGAATTTGTAGAGCAGCCGTGACGTCGGGTTGGCGTTGATGTTTTTGATGATACGGTCATAGAGCAGGCGAAAAACGGCCGGTACGCCGAGCAGAAAAGTGGGTTTGATTTCGTTGAGATTGTCACCCAGCTTTTTAATGGATTCGGCAAAGGTGACTTTACCGCCCAGGGACAGCGGAAGCAGAACCCCGCAGACCTGCTCGAAAACATGGTTGATAGGCAAAAAGGAGAGGGTTGCGATGTTGTTTTTGAGTTGAAACCGCTGGGTGACAGCTTCAATGTTGCTGACAATATTGCGATGACTGAGCATGGCCCCTTTGGCTCTACCGGTCGTGCCTGAGGTATAGAGGATAATGGCGACATCGGTGGCTTTGACGGTGCTGGGGGGAAGCCTGTCCGGATTGAGGATATCCTTATAGGCAAACAGACGTTTTTCTTTCCGCAGGCGATTGCGCAAGCGTTCGGATTCGGAGAGGAAATTGGGTTTCTTCTTTTCGGTGGCGGTGGTCTCGTCCCTGCGAGTCAGCAATGCGTGGGCGTGAATGACCGCCTCTTCGATTTTATTTCTTCGCGCGGCCGGGATGTCGAGATCAAGCACCAGATCGTGCCAGAGGGTGGACAGGTCTTCAAGGGCCTTGGCGATGTCCCCCTTCTCACTCAATTCGGACAATGGAGTGTCGAGGAGGATGATTTTTTTCAATTGAGGCAGATCGTCGATCACATCAAGCAAGGTCTCAAACTGTGGCTGGGCGACGAATACCGCCTCAGCGTCCGAATCGTTAAGAATATGGCGCAGCTCAGCCGCCTTGAGTTCCTTGTCGACCGGGACGGCGATGCAGCCCGCCCGCATGATTGCCAGGTAGGAGGTCACCCAGCGCGGGGAAGAAGGGCCGAGCAAGGCGATGTGTGAACGTTCCGCTATTTCCAGCTGGCGCAGCCCGGAAGCGATTTTTTCGACTGTGTCCCAGAGCTTTTGATAGGTTAGCGGGGTCCAGCGGTTTTTATGTTTGTGTTGCAGGGCAACTCTATCTTGATGCTGGCGGCAGCTCAGCTGAATCAGTTGGTCGATTGTTTGCACCTTGGTGACTCCCTTGTCTTGTCTGCTTCCCCACAGGTAGAAAGATGAAAAACCGATATTGTTCTATTGCTATTCAGTCAAAACAGTGATTTACTTTATCTTTGTCCTCTAAATCAGGCAAGCGTGAAATGTTTTACTTCGTTAAAGGTTGCGATTCGTTTGGTATGTATAAAAAAACGAAGTGAAGTTAAGAAAACAGCTTGACAGTTTATCTGGCGATTTGATACAAGAACGCCGCAGCTGGTTGCAGGCACGTAGCTCAGTGGGAGAGCACTACCTTGACACGGTAGGGGTCGGCGGTTCAATCCCGCCCGTGCCTACCAGAACCTGGCAATCAGATAAAACTGTCCTGACACGAGGCATCGCTTAGATGCCTTTTTTCGTTTAGGGAGATTGATTATGTCATTACTGGAGATAGAACTTCCAGACGGGACCAAGAAGGAAGTGGCGCCGGGAACCACTCCCTATGATGTGGCCGCCTCTATTGGTGAAGGCCTCGCCCGGCAATCGATTGCAGCAAGATTCAACGGCCGATTGGTTGATGTTGGCAGGCCGCTGGAGGAGTCCGGGAGTTTATCTCTTATCACTCAGAATTCCCCCGAAGCTCTTGAGATTATCCGTCATTCATGTGCTCACTTGATGGCTCAGGCGGTCAAAGAACTTTACGGAGATGAGGTTCAGGTCACCATCGGCCCCGCTATCAAAGATGGTTTTTACTA
The Pelobacter seleniigenes DSM 18267 DNA segment above includes these coding regions:
- the nusB gene encoding transcription antitermination factor NusB, with product MSYNRRVGRECALKMLYALKLEREQVDPGRLLDSFWDHFRFADDALGEPLDSIEEPLATSTRIFAETLVKGVVEYRPVLDRKISEVAKNWSLERMTPVDLSILRMSAYELLYLPEIPVSVSINEAIEIAKRYGTEESAAFINGLLDKIARNVEKGSL
- the ribH gene encoding 6,7-dimethyl-8-ribityllumazine synthase; protein product: MPEIIEGKLDAKGFRFGLIVSRFNSFICDRLVEGALDTLVRHGAEETSLTVVKVPGAFELPLVAKKMAGSGKYDALICLGAVIRGGTPHFEYVSSEMTKGIALASLESGLPVAFGVLTTDSVEQAIERAGTKAGNKGVEAAMSAIEMVNLLGAV
- a CDS encoding deoxycytidylate deaminase, which gives rise to MHRPGWDEYFMDITHLVATRSTCMRRQVGAVLVKERNILATGYNGVPSGITHCDVSGCLREKLKVPSGERHELCRGLHAEQNAIIQAARHGVNIAGATVYCTDSPCIICSKMLINAGVAEVVYARGYPDELSLEMLGEAGIKFRLHGKSSDG
- a CDS encoding bifunctional 3,4-dihydroxy-2-butanone-4-phosphate synthase/GTP cyclohydrolase II; this translates as MPISKIEAALEDIRQGKMVILVDDEDRENEGDLVVAAELITAEKINFMAKEGRGLICLSLTEERADELDLPLMVSDNNSSFGTAFTISIEARRGVTTGISAADRAHTIQVAVADETTARDLARPGHVFPLRAKKGGVMVRAGQTEGSVDLARLAGLKPAGVICEIMNEDGTMARMPQLEVFAARHDLKIISIAELVAYRMRKELLVRRAAETTLPTPFGGDFKAIVYENDVDHAQHMALVKGEINPEEPVLVRVHSECLTGDVFGSQRCDCGEQLHASMAQIQKEGKGVVLYMRQEGRGIGLVNKLKAYALQDQGHDTVEANHVLGFDDDLRDYGLGAQILSELGIRKLRLMTNNPKKIVGLEGYGLEIVERVAIEMPPHSSNLKYLKTKREKMGHLLENL
- a CDS encoding riboflavin synthase; translation: MFTGLIQAVGTVSKLDRRGHSAQLHICSSMAADNLELGESIAVNGACLTVVSWNAECFCVDVSPETLDRTTLGQLRPGSEVNLERALRLADRLGGHLVSGHIDCTATVRRRYQDQNSIRFEFNVPQSALPYLVEKGSVAIDGISLTVNKVDGNGFAVAIIPHSLAHTTLRSCREGTSVNIETDILGRYVERLLRFQSGKDEPQGVSLDFLAKNGFL
- the nrdR gene encoding transcriptional regulator NrdR, whose amino-acid sequence is MNCPFCGYDDTRVVDSRLGKEGNNVRRRRECPSCERRFTTYERVEEILPWVIKKDGRREAFDRSKIIAGMQRACEKRPISIEEIEAMVDQLERQFQECGDKEIAASQIGKAVMDILHDADEVAYVRFASVYRQFKDINEFMAELNDLLKNSK
- a CDS encoding AMP-dependent synthetase/ligase, which produces MQTIDQLIQLSCRQHQDRVALQHKHKNRWTPLTYQKLWDTVEKIASGLRQLEIAERSHIALLGPSSPRWVTSYLAIMRAGCIAVPVDKELKAAELRHILNDSDAEAVFVAQPQFETLLDVIDDLPQLKKIILLDTPLSELSEKGDIAKALEDLSTLWHDLVLDLDIPAARRNKIEEAVIHAHALLTRRDETTATEKKKPNFLSESERLRNRLRKEKRLFAYKDILNPDRLPPSTVKATDVAIILYTSGTTGRAKGAMLSHRNIVSNIEAVTQRFQLKNNIATLSFLPINHVFEQVCGVLLPLSLGGKVTFAESIKKLGDNLNEIKPTFLLGVPAVFRLLYDRIIKNINANPTSRLLYKFSLTRKIVAGKVQKAVGEETTFVSGGAALDPDIAEGFKALGLNLLQGYGITETSPVISAESPFKGKPGTVGEVLDDVEVRIENPNQDGEGEILVKGPNVMLGYYKNDEATEDVLRDGWYHTGDLGRFDEDRMLSICGRVKNLIVTPNGKNVYPEEVENQLLKSPYIAEIMVYGHKVGRTAEEVYAVIYPDEEALFTLVKDRDDKPMSAAEIENLIRKEILTYGKALADYKRVKKFTLREDEFPKTTTRKIKRYIVEPEISTT
- the glyA gene encoding serine hydroxymethyltransferase, with the protein product MTGPNLASFDPEIAQVVADETRRQEYNLEFIASENFVSEAVLEAQGSVLTNKYAEGYPAKRYYGGCECVDVAEQLAIDRAKELFGAEHANVQPHSGSQANMAVYMTVCQPGDTVLGMNLAHGGHLTHGSPVNFSGKLYNIVPYGLKAETGTIDYDEVEKLAKEHQPKLIVVGASAYPRKIDFPAFRKIADAVGAVIMVDMAHIAGLVAAGVHPNPVPYAEFVTTTTHKTLRGPRGGMILCTEEWGKKLNSNIFPGIQGGPLMHVIAAKAVALKEALSPEFKSYAEQVVKNAQALAGGLVERGYKLVSGGTDNHLMLVDFTGTEITGKVAEHTLEEAGITVNKNAVPFDTRSPFVTSGIRIGTPATTTRGLKEGEMVKVAEWIDRALKNIDNQAELEKIRGEVKDLCLQFPLYAHRLK
- the ribD gene encoding bifunctional diaminohydroxyphosphoribosylaminopyrimidine deaminase/5-amino-6-(5-phosphoribosylamino)uracil reductase RibD, translated to MVSDQQLYYMQCALDLACQGVGRTAPNPAVGAVIVKDGEIVGRGFHPRAGEPHAEVFALRDAGARARDADVYVTLEPCSHFGKTPPCAEALVAAGVKRVFVGVTDPNPRVAGAGVARLEQAGIEVRVGVQEEQCRRLIAPFKKHILSGLPFTIYKTAMTLDGATATWSGDSQWVSSAASRRHVHHLRDRVEAIMVGIETVLHDDPLLNTRLDDGAGRDPLRVVVDSRLRMPPSSRMLKQSSAAATLIATGAEDAAKIRRLEEAGAEVLVLPLNGAKVSLPALWRELGRRQVQRLLLEGGATLATAALKERLIDQLMLFAAPKILGGLPTRGIFAGPGCDKMATAEVLTDIRFEQIENDLLITGDLNPCLPD
- a CDS encoding homoserine dehydrogenase yields the protein MKSIKVGLLGFGTIGTGVVRVFQNNADVIESRLGHRLELIKIADLDITTDRGVQLDAGILTTDVEQVISNPEVDIVIELIGGYEPAKSFILKAISQGKHIVTANKALMALHGQEIVAAANENGVSVMFEAAVGGGIPIISAIKENLCANRFSSVLGILNGTCNFILSKMTDEGGDFAPVLKEAQQLGYAEADPTFDIEGVDTAHKIALLSALCFGTTVDFNQVYREGISNIDGIDIRFASQMGYKIKLLAIGKNYGDQIEVRVHPTMIPDTYQLAEVDGVFNAVRLTGDFVGPTLLYGSGAGMDATASAVMGDVMAISRDQIAGARPRIPIMGYCAEQIRTLPVKAMSEIESHYYLRFTTVDRPGVLAKIAGCLGRHNISIQSMLQPESHEADSVPIVLMTHAALEADISQSLAEIEELDIIVQPTRLIRVENDLG